The Ignavibacteria bacterium genome contains the following window.
ATATATTCATTAAGAACAGATGAAAATGGAATTGTTTATCAAAAAATTGGCAACAGACCTGAAGACAGAAAATTTTTCATTGCATTAACAGAAAACGACACTACGATACTTATCCAGGGACCAGTATTCTCACCAACTGATGAGTATGATAAATATTTAGTTTACACTTATACAAATCAGCCAGTCTACAGACCACAACAAAAAGTTTTCTTCAAATCAATTGTTCGTTTAAGGGACAAAGACGAATTAACCACACCACAAAATCTTCATGTTCAAGTAAAAGTATTAATGCCAGATAATTCCCCATTGTTTGATTCAATCTTCACAACAAATCGAAATGGGACAATAAACGGCTTATTTGAAATTCCCGATGATGCCCAGCTTGGTAATTATACGATTTCAGTAATTATTGAGAATTTCAGTTATGCATCCTCGTTCTTTGTTGAAGAATACAAGAAACCTGAATACAAGGTCTCTGTGCAGACAAACAAAGGAAATTATTCCGAAAACGACTCGGTTAAAATTAAAGTTACCGCTGAATATTTTTTCGGTGAAAAACTTTCAGAAGGGAAAGCCAAACTTTTAATTTATCGAAGTCCACTTATCAGACACTGGTGGGAATTTGAACCTTATGCAAAATTTTATCGTGGATGTTTTGTTGATATCATCCCTTATTATCAGCCTGAATTAATCATAGAAACAGAAGGTAAAATTTCTAATGGAGAGCTTGATTATATTTTTGTTATTGAGAAGGAATTACTAACAAATTTTGAATACAAAGTTGTGGCTTATGTGAAAGACGAATCGAACCGAGAGGTGATGGGGACAGAAAAGTTTTATGTGACAAAATATAAAGTCTCAGTCACCACAAATCCCGATAGATATTTCTATCCAACAAATGCAAATGCGATTCTAAAAATCATAACAACTGATTTTTCATTCAAACCTGTCAGCAAAGAATTCAAAGTCATCATTCAAAAAATTCATAATTATAACTTTATAGATTACTATGAAGATGTAGATACATTAACTGGAAAAACTCAGTCTGATGGAATTGCTTATGTTCAGTATAGAGTTAAGGAGAGTGGAAGATATTCCTATTTAGTAATTGTTGAAGATGAAAATAAAACTGTAACAGCGAGAGGAAATTTTTATGTGGGAGATAAAAATTTCGATGTGTCTGGATTGCGTGAAGGATTACAGATTATTCCATCCAAAGACATTTACGATGAAAATGAAGAACTTGAGTTTTTAATAATATCACCAGTTAAAAATATCAATTTGCTGCTTACTCTTGAGCAATCAAAAATTTATGATAAAAGAGTAATAAAACTTAATGGTTCATCCATAGTGGTTAAGTTCAAAACAAAGCTACCATCGATCACTCATATATCAGCGGGATTTTATTATGATAATCAATTTTATAGTTCATTAAAAAAGATTGGAATATTAAAAAATGAAAAGAGGCTGAGTGTAGAAATTTATTCTGATAAAAATTCTTATAAACCTGGAGAAAAAGGAAAGATTAAAATTAAAGTTAAAGATCACACTGGCAAACCAGTAAAGGACGCTGAACTTTCAGCATCTATAATTGACGAAAGTATTTTTTCAATAAGACCAGAACTATCAGAAAATATTTTCGATTTCTTCAATCAGTCATCTATTTATAAGATTTATACTTCATCAATGGAAATCTATTCGGATTATTTTTATGAACAAACCAGAGAACAAGGGCTTTTGAAACAGCCTGAGTTTTTCTTTTTTTCAAAAAAAGGAAGATCCAAAATTACTGGTAGATTAATCAATGCAAGCACTAATGAACCTATTCAAAAAATTGAACTGATTTTGATAAAAGATAATAAGCAATTAAAGCTAAGTACAGACGAAAATGGCAGATTTATTTTTACATCACTTTCATCGGGGAATTATTTACTTCTAATCAGTTCAAATATGTTTGAAAACAAAGTAATTCGAATTAATGATTTGAAAGAAAGAAGCATCAGAGATCTTGGAGTAATAAGACTCTTCCCGATAGAAATTTCAGTTCCATCCATTGTTGATAAAGATTATATCCTGCGAGGTGTAAATGTCCTTTACAAACAATCACTCGATGCAGTTTCTCCCGAAAGTGAAATGGATCGCCTTCAAGGTTCTGCTTTGAAAGAATTTTCAGAACCAGTTATTCGCAAAGATTTCAAAGACGCAATATTCTGGAATCCAGCTCTTACAACTGATGAAAATGGAGAAGCAAATTTTGAAGTAAAATTTCCAGATAATCTGACTTCGTGGAGAAACACAATTAAAGCAATAACTTATGATTCAAAATCAGGAGAAAATTTTTTCAATGTGCTTGTTAAGAAAAATCTTCTAATCAGAGTTGAAGTTCCAAGATATATCGGTGAAAAAGATGAAATCTCTCTGCCAGTTCTTATCCATAATTATTCAGATACAGAGCAATTGGTTAGAGTTCAGCTCGATTTAAAGAATGGTGAGATTATTAACGACTTTAACGAGCGAATGCATCAAAGAATAATTAATCCATTTACAAGGGAAGAGATAATTAAACCAGATGAAGTTTTAAAAACAATCTGGCGGATTCGAGTAGGTGAAAATGTTGATACTTTGAAAATTACTGCGAAAGCTCTGGTATTGAAAACAAGTGAACAAATTGTTGAGTCAGACGGTGTTGAAATAAGTGTTCCTGTTGAACCACAAGGAATTCCGATTGTTATTGCAAAAAATTTTAGTCTGGATAAACGCAAAGATTCATTCGTGAAAGAATTTGAAATAAACAATGCTCAACCCAAACAGAAAGTGATTTTGAAGTTAAGCCCCACTTTAATTGGAAACATTTTGAATTCCTTAGATGACCTTGTCGGTTATCCTTATGGATGTGTTGAGCAGACTATGAGTAGATTTTTGCCTTCGATTATTGTTGCCAATCTTATCAACGAATTGGGTATCAATGTTCAATCAAAAACATTTGAAATTCTTCCTGAAGTAGTCAAATCAGGCTTAAAGAGACTAAAAGATTTTCAGCACAAAGATGGTGGCTGGGGCTGGTGGGAAAATGATCAAACAAATCCATTTATGACAGCTTATGTGGTTTATGGATTAACGCTTACAAAGTCCGCTGGTTTTAGTGTTGATCAAGAAATGTTTAATCGAGGATTGGAAGCACTCAGAAAGTTTATTGATGATAAGATGCTTGATTCAAGAACTCGAGCTTACATTTTGTTTTCGCTTGCGGAGGTTCAAAAATTTGTTGATGAGAATAACAGCGACAAGAATTTGATCAGAGAAAAATTCAATGAGTTGGTTTCGTTGAAGAAAGATCCTTTTGTTTTATCTTATTTAATTCAGATTGCAAATGAAAACGGGTTTAAAGATGAAATTGATGATTTGAAAAAATCACTCTTGAAGTTAGCAGTAATTGAAGGGAATATGGTTTATTGGGGAGATGAATCCTTTGCAGCCAGATTTATAAATGACAAAGTTGAAATTACTGCAAGTGCATTAAAATCTCTAATAATTACAGGCGAAAAGTCAAATTTGATAGAAAATGGAATTCGATGGCTGATGTATCAGAAGAAAGGAAATTTCTGGATGAGCACCAAACAGACAGCTACAGTTATTTTTTCTCTTGTTGATTATCTGAAAAGCTCATCGGAGCTTGATGCAGATTTTTCTGTGGATGTGAGATTAAATGATAAAGTTGTAAAGTCATTTAAGTTTACAAAACAAAGTATTGCTTCGAATGAGATCATAATTGATTTAAGCTCAGAACAGCTTAAAAAAGGTAAGAACAAATTGGAAATTTCTAAATCGGGTAAAGGGAAGTTATACTGTTCATTAATTGAAAAATATTTTGTTAATGAGGCAGCTGAAAGCAACCAGCATTTTGTTGTAGAACGAAAATATTACAAATTATCTTATGTGAAAGAAGGAGAAAAGTTTGAGAAAAAACTTTCAGAGGTGAAAGATACAATTAAAGTAGGTGAACGAGTTTTTGTTGAGATTAAAGTAAAATCAAATAATGATTATGAATATTTCATGCTCGAAGATCCGCTCGTGCCTGGATTTGAATACTTGCAAAGCATTGAAGAACAAGGTTCATTTACTGGCTGGTATCATCATAAAGAATTAAGAGACAGGCGAGCGGTTTTCTTTGTTACTAACTACAGTCGTGGAGAATATACATTCAGTTATCTGACTTATGCGCAGTTTCCAGGAGTTTATTTAGTTCCGCCGTCAGCTGCATCTTTGATGTATTATCCTGATCTACGAGGGATTGGAAAGGCAAAAGAAATTGTGATTGTTGAATGATATCGAAGTTTTGAAAGTAAATTGAATTTAGTTTAGAGTTTAAGTTCAAGAAGAATACTTTTGATTGGGAGAGGATTGTGTGATTCACTTTTTCAATTCGGATTAATGATATTTTTATCGTTCCAAAGTAATTATCGATGAAAATCAATTCATAATTTTATTATTTTTCATTTTGTATGAGTATCCTTTACAATTCAAAACTCTGGTTGCGAAATAAACTCGGTCGGGATAATCTCATTTTCCAATCTCTCGAAAAATCTTTCGATTGGCTTAAAAGTTTTATCCCATTCGAATGGAGGTACAATCCAGAATTCTCTCAGTTCAAAAAATTTCTTAAAGAGTCGCAATACTGGGACAAAGAAAAATTAGATGAATATCAATATCAACAAACAAAGAAAATTCTTGAATATGCTGAAAAAAATATCCCCTGGTATCAGAAAAAATTTGTTGAGTTTGGAGTCAGCTCAAAGGATTTTGTAAATCTGCAAGACATAAAAAAATTTCCGTTACTTACCAAAGAAGAAATTAGAGATAATCTTGATCAATTTATCTCCAGAGAATTTTCGAGAAGTAAATTAATGTATGTGACTACAGGAGGCTCTACAGCAATTCCATTTGGTTTTTATCAACCTCCATCACTTGAAAAAATTGATTTAGCCTTCTTTGATCATCATTGGGGATGGGTCAATTGTAAATTGACTGATACTTCGGTTGTTCTTAGAGGTGAATTTGTTGGAAATGAAAATAAACTTTTTGATTACAAACCATCGAAAAAAGAGTGGAGGTTTTCAACCTATTATCTTAATGAGAAAACTTTTGATAAATATTACCAAAAACTTAACGAGATTAAACCAGATTTTATTCAAGCTTATCCCTCTGCCGCTGAGCTTTTCGCTCAATTGATGATTGAAAGAAATTATCAGCTCTCCTTTAAGCTGAAAGCAATTATGCTTGGTTCAGAAAATATTTACGATGAACAAATTGATCTAATAGAAAAAGCATTTAATACAAAAGTACATACCTGGTATGGACAGGCGGAGAGAGTTTCGCTGGCTCCCTGGTCAAAGAATTCGAGATTGTTCCATGTTTTTCCGCAATATGGATTGACTGAGTTGCTGGATTCAGCAGGTAATGAAATAACAGAAGAAAACGAAACTGGTGAAATAGTCGCAACTGGTTTTTATAATTTTGCAATGCCTTTTATTAGATATAGAACTATGGATCTTGCAACTCATACAAATCAAAAAAGTCCAGATGGATTTAATTACAGACTTTTCAAAAGAATTGAAGGTAGATTACAAGAGTTGGTTGTTACTTCAACTGGCAGATTGATTTCAATGACAGCGATCAATATGCACGATGAGACTTTTGACAATGTTCGTCAGTTTCAATTTTATCAGGATACACCGGGAAAATTAATTCTTAAAATTCTTCCAAATGAAAAATTCACTGATAAAGATTTGAAGCGAGTTTACGACAGCATTAAATTTAAATTAGGTGAAGATACAGATCTTGAAATTAAAATCGTCAACTCAATTCCAAGAACGAAAAGCGGTAAACTTAGATTCCTTGATCAGAAACTGGAAATCAAAAATTGGTCTAAGATTGAGAAAATAAAATGAAAGAAATAGTTGATAGTAGAAGAGCAAATTTAGTTGCAATATTTAATGATGAGAGTTGTCGTTATTCACAGAATCCTCCTTATCATCCAAATAAATTTTATCCCGAATATCCTTTCGATAGAAAATTTGTTGATCAATCATTTACAGGATGTGATGCCTACGAAGCTGTGAGAAATTTATTTTACCTTCTTGGCTATGATAAAGAAAATTTCGGAACTGAGAAGTGGAATCCACTTGGTCATTTGATTAAGCCGGGCTACAGTGTTGTTTTGAAACCAAATTTTGTATTGCATTTTAATGAAGGTGGCTATGATATATATGCCAGTTTAACTCATCCGTCTATCATTCGAGCTGTCGCTGATTATTGTTTAATTGCACTGAAAGGTGAAGGCAACCTGGTTATTGCAGAAGCTCCACAGATGAACTGTGAGCTTGATAAAATTGAACAGATAATGAACTTATCCTCAATCTTTGATTTCTACAGAAAAAATTCTGCAATTGATTTCAAACTTATTGATATCAGAAAACTTACCTGCAAGTTTGACTACGATAAAGGATATTTCCCATCAGATAGTTTTGTGATTAATGAAAATGCTGATCCACTTGGTTATGAAATCATTAACTTGGGTGAAGACAGTTATTTACACAATTTACCTGGACTTGAAAATCTTTATGGTGCCGATTACGATAGAAAATTCACCGTAATGAATCATTCCAACGGAGTTCATAAGTATTGCGTCTCTAAAACAATTTTGAGTGCCGATACAGTAATTTGTCTCCCAAAACTTAAAACTCATAAAAAAGTTGGAGTTACACTTAATATTAAATTGCTTGTTGGAATAAATGGAGATAAAAATTATCTGGCTCATTATAGAATTGGTACACCTGATCAAAATGGAGATGAATTCCCGCCGAGCGAAAAAGCTGATATAAAAATTTACAGAAAGTTTACGAGATTTTTCAGCGATCACTTTTTTGCAAAGCGGAGTCGATTCGGAGATAAATTGTTTTTATTAATCAAGTCAATTGCTCAACCAACTTTGAATTTCTTAAGATCAAAAAAAATAATCTCACCGCCAGATACGAAAGATAGAATTTACGGTGGCAACTGGTATGGTAATGATACAGCGTGGAGAATGGCTCTGGATCTTGCAAGAATATTTTTATACGCCGACTCAAATGGTCAGATGAAAAATGAACCTCAAAGAAATATTTTCTCAATCGTTGATGGAATTATTGCAGGCGAAGGAGATGGTCCAATGTCTCCCGAACCAAAAAATATAGGAACATTAATTGGAGGTGAAAACATCCTTGCGGTTGATACTGCTGCCTCAACCCTGATGGGCTTTGACTTTAAAAAAATTAGAATGATAAAATTTGGCTGGGAAGAAAAAAAGTATCCGTTAAGTTTATTTACGTCAGAGTGTACAAAAGTAATTTCAAATGATAAATCCCTGGATGGTAAGAATGTGACAAACTGCATTAAATATAAATTCAAACCACATCCAAACTGGAAAGGTCACATTGAATTAGAAAATCTCGAAAACAATTTTTAAGTTTTTATATAATCGAAAATCTTTCGATAGAAAAATGGATTTTATAATCATTATCATTTAAGACTTGTTTGCCAGATAAGATTTATGAACAAAAGTTATAAAATTAAATTTTACAATCTCTAAAAATCTGGAGGCAATGATGAATGAAAATATGTCCTTCATTGATTACTCAATAATTGCTGTTTACATTTTTATTGTTCTTCTTATTGGTTTTTACTGGAGAAGAAGGACAAGAAATTCTGAAGAGTATTTTCTTGCAGGTAGAAAAGTCGGTTGGATTGCCATTGGGGCTTCACTCTTTGCGACAAACATTTCGAGTGAACATTTTCTTGGTCTTGCTGGAACAGGTTCAAAATCTGGATTAGCTGTTGGTCATTTTGAGTGGCTTGCCTGTTTAATTTTGCTTTTACTCGGATGGGTTTTTGCTCCATTTTATATTCGTTCAGGCGTTTTTACTATGCCCGAATTTCTTGAAAGGAGATATAATTCAGCTTCACGATATTATTTAAGCATTGTCTCAATTATCAGTTACATTTTGACAAAAATTTCAATTTCACTTTACGCCGGCGGGATCTTGCTAAAAGCTGTTGTTGGTTGGGATATGTATACTTCTGCTATTGTTATTGTGTTGATTACCGGGTTATACACAATTCTTGGTGGACTTTCTGCTGTTATTTATACCGATTTATTTCAAATGTTGATTCTGATAATAGGTTCAGTTGCATTAACTCTGATTGGATTAGATAAAGCAGGAGGATGGTTAAATTTGGTAGCAAATACTCCAGCAGATTTCTGGAGTATGTTCAAGCCAATGACTCATCCAGATTTTCCATGGACAGGGATTATCTTTGGCGCACCGATTTTAGGAATCTGGTATTGGTGTACTGATCAGTACATTGTTCAGCGTGTTTTAAGTGCTAAAAATTTACATAATGCACAAAGTGGAACTATCTTTGCCGGATTTCTAAAAATCTTACCAGTATTCATTTTAGTTCTTCCGGGAATAATTGCTTATCAACTTTCTCATGGTCAGGTGGCCGGAGATCAAGCTTATCCATGGCTGGTTACGAACCTTCTTCCAACTGGACTTAGAGGAATTGTTGTTGCGGGATTGCTTGCAGCTTTAATGTCTTCATTAAGTGCAATGTTTAATTCCACTTCTACACTCGTGACAATTGATCTATACAAAAAAATAAAACCCGATGCGGATGAAAAATCAGTAGTAAGATTTGGAAGATTAACAACTGGTTTGATGGTAGTTCTTGGATTATTGTGGATACCATTTATTGGACTTCTGAGTGATGATCGTATGTATGTCTATTTGCAAAGTGTTCAGGCTTATATTTCACCTCCAATCGCTGCAATATTTTTACTCGGACTTTTCTGGAAAAGGGTGAATGGCAAAGGAGCAATTAGTGCGTTGTTAACAGGATTTGTTTTAGGCACAATTCGATTGGTACTTGAGATTAATAATATAATAGCTCCACTTGAAAATGAATTTTTGAGAGCAGTTGCTTCAATCAATTTTCTGCACTATGCGATTATTTTGTTTGTGATCTCAGTTTCAGTACTTGTATTCGTGAGTTTACTCACAGAAAAACCATCTGAAGAAAAGTTGAAAGGTTTAATCTTCGATAAAAATAAAATCAGTGAAAAGAACAAATGGAGAATTGTTAATATTGTAATGTCTTTTGTGCTTGTGATTGTTTTGTTTAGTTTGTGGTGGATTTTTAGATAAAATTTTTCAACTAAAAAAATTAATTAAACAAATCGAAACTATGAAAACTATAAAGAATGTTTTAGAA
Protein-coding sequences here:
- a CDS encoding phenylacetate--CoA ligase family protein — protein: MSILYNSKLWLRNKLGRDNLIFQSLEKSFDWLKSFIPFEWRYNPEFSQFKKFLKESQYWDKEKLDEYQYQQTKKILEYAEKNIPWYQKKFVEFGVSSKDFVNLQDIKKFPLLTKEEIRDNLDQFISREFSRSKLMYVTTGGSTAIPFGFYQPPSLEKIDLAFFDHHWGWVNCKLTDTSVVLRGEFVGNENKLFDYKPSKKEWRFSTYYLNEKTFDKYYQKLNEIKPDFIQAYPSAAELFAQLMIERNYQLSFKLKAIMLGSENIYDEQIDLIEKAFNTKVHTWYGQAERVSLAPWSKNSRLFHVFPQYGLTELLDSAGNEITEENETGEIVATGFYNFAMPFIRYRTMDLATHTNQKSPDGFNYRLFKRIEGRLQELVVTSTGRLISMTAINMHDETFDNVRQFQFYQDTPGKLILKILPNEKFTDKDLKRVYDSIKFKLGEDTDLEIKIVNSIPRTKSGKLRFLDQKLEIKNWSKIEKIK
- a CDS encoding DUF362 domain-containing protein, whose translation is MKEIVDSRRANLVAIFNDESCRYSQNPPYHPNKFYPEYPFDRKFVDQSFTGCDAYEAVRNLFYLLGYDKENFGTEKWNPLGHLIKPGYSVVLKPNFVLHFNEGGYDIYASLTHPSIIRAVADYCLIALKGEGNLVIAEAPQMNCELDKIEQIMNLSSIFDFYRKNSAIDFKLIDIRKLTCKFDYDKGYFPSDSFVINENADPLGYEIINLGEDSYLHNLPGLENLYGADYDRKFTVMNHSNGVHKYCVSKTILSADTVICLPKLKTHKKVGVTLNIKLLVGINGDKNYLAHYRIGTPDQNGDEFPPSEKADIKIYRKFTRFFSDHFFAKRSRFGDKLFLLIKSIAQPTLNFLRSKKIISPPDTKDRIYGGNWYGNDTAWRMALDLARIFLYADSNGQMKNEPQRNIFSIVDGIIAGEGDGPMSPEPKNIGTLIGGENILAVDTAASTLMGFDFKKIRMIKFGWEEKKYPLSLFTSECTKVISNDKSLDGKNVTNCIKYKFKPHPNWKGHIELENLENNF
- a CDS encoding sodium/solute symporter (Members of the Solute:Sodium Symporter (SSS), TC 2.A.21 as described in tcdb.org, catalyze solute:Na+ symport. Known solutes for members of the family include sugars, amino acids, nucleosides, inositols, vitamins, urea or anions, depending on the system.); the encoded protein is MNENMSFIDYSIIAVYIFIVLLIGFYWRRRTRNSEEYFLAGRKVGWIAIGASLFATNISSEHFLGLAGTGSKSGLAVGHFEWLACLILLLLGWVFAPFYIRSGVFTMPEFLERRYNSASRYYLSIVSIISYILTKISISLYAGGILLKAVVGWDMYTSAIVIVLITGLYTILGGLSAVIYTDLFQMLILIIGSVALTLIGLDKAGGWLNLVANTPADFWSMFKPMTHPDFPWTGIIFGAPILGIWYWCTDQYIVQRVLSAKNLHNAQSGTIFAGFLKILPVFILVLPGIIAYQLSHGQVAGDQAYPWLVTNLLPTGLRGIVVAGLLAALMSSLSAMFNSTSTLVTIDLYKKIKPDADEKSVVRFGRLTTGLMVVLGLLWIPFIGLLSDDRMYVYLQSVQAYISPPIAAIFLLGLFWKRVNGKGAISALLTGFVLGTIRLVLEINNIIAPLENEFLRAVASINFLHYAIILFVISVSVLVFVSLLTEKPSEEKLKGLIFDKNKISEKNKWRIVNIVMSFVLVIVLFSLWWIFR